From Proteiniborus ethanoligenes:
GAAACTGCCATACCACTAGACAAATATCTAAGTTCAGGGTCTCTTGTCAATCTTCCAATTAGTATTACACTATTCACAATTACACCCCCGTACAACATTATTATTCTTCATCTCTAATAATCATATGTCTAATTACATTGTCTGTAATTTTTGCTATTCTATCCATTTCGTCAACAACATCTGATCCAGCATTGAATTTTAGTAAAACATAGTAGCCTTCTTGGTAATCATTGATTTCGTAAGCAAGCTTTCTGTTTCCCCATACATCAATGTTATCAACTGAACCATTTGTTTCAATTATGCCTTTGAATCTTTCAACAAGGTTGTTTCTTGATTCCTCTTCCATGCCTGGTGCAAAAATTAAAACAGCTTCGTATTTTCTCATGTACTTCACCTCCTTTTGGACTAAACGGCCCTATTTTTATAATAGAGCAAGGATAATATACTACATCATGGTATTATATCACTGATTATATGAAAATACAATAAATATATTGAAAAAATTTGACCCTTCAATCATTTATTAATTTATTTTTTATACTGCTATATTAAATAATATCATAATTCTTATAAGGTAACATCAATTATAGGGTATAATAGTACAGAGAATATATTATTTGGAGGTGTACATACACAATGAAAGAAATCATTTTAGCTGGTGGATGCTTTTGGGGTGTTGAAGAGTATATATCTAGAATTAATGGAGTAGAAGATACTAGAGTTGGTTATGCTAATGGAACAAGGAAAAATCCTACTTATGAAGAGGTATGCACGGGAACTACTGGCCATGCTGAAGCATGTATTGTTAAATACAATGAAGAAATAATTTCTCTTGAAGAGCTTTTGGATAAATTTTGGAAGGTTATCGATCCTACTGCTTTAAACAGACAAGGACCAGATGTAGGTCATCAATATAGAACTGGCATTTATTATATAGATGACAGTGACTTAAATATTATACAAAAGTCTTTAGAAGAGGAGCAAAAAAAACATAGTAGAGCTATAGTTACTGAAGTAGAACCACTTACCTGCTTCTATGATGCAGAGGAGTATCATCAGAATTATTTAAAGAAAAACCCAGGAGGCTATTGTCATATAGATTTAGATTCTTTTTAAATTATTATATTTTAAGAGCAATCTGGTAATATGTCAAGAGATGATTTTTAAAGAAAATAAAAGAAACAATTAAAAAAGAGTAATCTTAATAGAACCTATAATTTTTTTGAGAAAAATAGGTTTGAGAAGGGAAAATATTTTATTGAATCTCTCCAACTTTATCGGTGGAGTAGATTTGATTTTTAGTCAGCAATCCAAAAATCAGTCGTACTAATTTACGAGATGTAAGTGCGAGTGCTCTTTTATGTTGGTGGGTAGTTACTTCACCGTACTTCTTGTAATAAAATTGTTTATACTCTGGTATATGGTTTCGAACACTGTTAGCAGCCTCAATCAGGTAGTATCTAAGATATTTGTTT
This genomic window contains:
- the rpsF gene encoding 30S ribosomal protein S6, with amino-acid sequence MRKYEAVLIFAPGMEEESRNNLVERFKGIIETNGSVDNIDVWGNRKLAYEINDYQEGYYVLLKFNAGSDVVDEMDRIAKITDNVIRHMIIRDEE
- the msrA gene encoding peptide-methionine (S)-S-oxide reductase MsrA, yielding MKEIILAGGCFWGVEEYISRINGVEDTRVGYANGTRKNPTYEEVCTGTTGHAEACIVKYNEEIISLEELLDKFWKVIDPTALNRQGPDVGHQYRTGIYYIDDSDLNIIQKSLEEEQKKHSRAIVTEVEPLTCFYDAEEYHQNYLKKNPGGYCHIDLDSF